A window of the Vigna angularis cultivar LongXiaoDou No.4 chromosome 3, ASM1680809v1, whole genome shotgun sequence genome harbors these coding sequences:
- the LOC108324291 gene encoding putative disease resistance RPP13-like protein 1: MELVAGPLMGAIFNVLLERIASTEVVNFFKNKNCEKLLKRLKIILLSVNVVLNDAEEKQMKNGAVKEWLEELKDVAFAAEDLLDEIYTDAKIKAKQVNTLHSGPMSFYCKGVEEKIEDVHERLEFIMRQKEVLDLKVGKEVKMAHKTPTSSVMEACDVFGRDNDKESLVDLVLTHNEKIGIIPIVGMGGIGKTTLAQLIYNDQRVQKEFDVKAWIYVSEEFDICKITKTLLEAVTSCSCDVEDLNFLQRDLKMHVMNKKFLFVLDDVWNENYDNWDKFRSPFKHAGEHGSKIIVTTRSGCVASIMQTVSPYNLRELSNEDSWNLFSKHAFDYGDSSLQLHQSLDKVGREIVRKCKGLPLAVKTLAGLLRCKSDRQEWCKVLDSEMWDLQDSESNILPALRLSYHYLPSHLKRCFAYCSIFPKDYEFEKENLVLLWMAEGFLQQSKRHRRIEEVGNEYFCELVSRSFFQQPRRGKSCFLMHHLVNDLAQFVSGTFSIRMECSNSNEIKERTRHLSHIIADSSSYVNLKDVSKANCLRTFLQIRPVGTSIDLFNNMPNDLLTKLRSLRVLSLVGTHIYSLPNSVGELKHLRYLEVADTEIVRLPESICSLFNLQTLKLVGCHNLIELPASIHKLVNLRHLDIRGTSLRWMPLQINELNSLQNLSDFFVGKGCGSSLGELGELICLHGELFIHCLEHIVSDKDCEKAKLKEKHGLEKLSLDWCRNGETENSQKEKTILNSLQPHTNLKKLDIYDYPGTEFPEWLGDHSFYNLVSLMLNGCKYCYRLPPLGQLPMLKELQISKFEGLVSVGSEFLGNRTSYLTNCFPALEILRIESMPLWEKWYPNAENAGSKAFFHLREIHIGNCPKLRGNLPDNLPSLTLLVIRDCKRLLCSLPNSPSLRVLNIQNCESLEFKVHSPLCHQSLTSLFLHGSCDSLVFLPLDLFPNIKSLDIWGCKNLEALTVSESDATRPNLKSLHSLRIRHCPNFTSFPKGGFAASKLTLLTINYCQKLNSLPEQMHDLMPSLKEVQLRGCPKIESSSTRPLRIRICSKHMEGKQNLSDPLFARLKGLATDQSPSSS, from the coding sequence ATGGAACTTGTCGCTGGGCCATTAATGGGAGCTATTTTCAACGTGTTGCTTGAAAGGATAGCTTCCACTGAGGTTGTCAACTTCTTCAAGAACAAAAACTGTGAGAAGTTGCTCAAAAGGTTGAAAATCATCTTGCTGTCAGTCAATGTTGTTCTCAATGATGCTGAGGAAAAGCAAATGAAAAATGGGGCAGTGAAGGAGTGGCTTGAGGAACTCAAAGATGTGGCCTTTGCTGCTGAGGACCTACTTGATGAGATCTACACTGATGCAAAGATCAAGGCAAAACAGGTAAACACGCTTCACTCTGGTCCTATGAGTTTTTATTGTAAAGGGGTTGAAGAGAAAATTGAAGATGTTCATGAGAGATTAGAATTTATCATGAGACAGAAAGAAGTGCTTGATCTGAAAGTGGGTAAGGAAGTCAAAATGGCACACAAGACTCCAACCTCATCTGTAATGGAAGCATGTGATGTGTTCGGAAGAGATAATGATAAAGAATCCTTGGTTGACTTGGTGTTGACTCATAATGAGAAAATAGGTATTATTCCCATTGTTGGAATGGGAGGAATTGGAAAAACCACCTTAGCTCAACTGATATACAATGATCAAAGAGTGCAGAAGGAATTTGATGTCAAAGCCTGGATTTATGTCTCTGAGGAATTTGACATTTGTAAGATTACAAAAACCCTTTTGGAGGCTGTCACGTCTTGTAGTTGTGACGTTGAGGATTTAAATTTTCTGCAGAGGGATCTAAAAATGCATGTAATGAACAAAAAGTTTTTGTTTGTGTTGGATGACGTGTGGAATGAAAATTATGACAATTGGGACAAGTTCAGGAGTCCATTTAAGCATGCTGGGGAACATGGAAGTAAGATTATTGTAACTACTCGAAGTGGGTGTGTTGCATCCATCATGCAGACTGTTTCACCCTATAATCTCAGAGAGTTGTCCAATGAAGATTCCTggaatttattttcaaaacatgcatTTGATTATGGTGATTCAAGTTTGCAATTGCATCAAAGTTTAGACAAAGTTGGGAGAGAAATAGTGAGGAAGTGCAAAGGGTTGCCTTTGGCTGTGAAGACACTTGCAGGACTTTTGAGGTGTAAAAGTGATAGACAAGAATGGTGTAAAGTACTGGACAGTGAGATGTGGGATTTGCAAGATTCTGAGAGTAACATTCTTCCGGCTTTAAGATTAAGTTACCATTATCTCCCATCACATTTGAAGAGATGTTTTGCTTATTGTTCAATTTTCCCAAAAGATTATGAATTTGAGAAGGAGAACCTGGTTTTGTTGTGGATGGCAGAGGGTTTTCTCCAACAATCCAAAAGACATAGAAGAATTGAAGAAGTTGGCAATGAGTACTTCTGTGAACTGGTATCTAGATCATTTTTCCAGCAACCAAGGCGTGGCAAGTCATGTTTTCTAATGCATCACCTTGTAAATGATTTGGCTCAGTTTGTGTCAGGAACATTTTCTATCAGAATGGAATGTAGCAATTCTAATGAAATCAAAGAAAGAACTCGCCATTTGTCACACATTATTGCAGATAGTTCCTCATACGTAAACCTGAAAGATGTTAGCAAAGCAAATTGCCTACGCACTTTTCTGCAAATAAGACCAGTAGGTACATCCATTGATTTGTTCAACAACATGCCAAATGATCTGTTAACAAAGTTAAGGTCCTTAAGGGTGTTATCTTTGGTAGGAACACATATCTATAGCTTACCTAATTCAGTAGGTGAACTAAAGCATCTCCGCTATCTGGAAGTGGCTGATACTGAGATTGTGAGGTTACCCGAATCCATCTGCAGCTTGTTCAATTTACAAACTCTCAAGCTAGTTGGATGTCACAATCTTATTGAACTGCCAGCAAGTATTCATAAGCTTGTTAATTTGCGCCATTTGGATATTAGAGGAACAAGTTTAAGGTGGATGCCATTGCAAATCAATGAGTTAAACAGCCTCCAAAATTTGAGTGACTTTTTTGTGGGAAAGGGATGTGGATCTTCCCTCGGTGAATTGGGTGAGTTAATATGCTTACATGGAGAATTGTTTATTCATTGCCTAGAACACATTGTTAGTGACAAGGATTGTGAAAAGGCAAAGTTGAAGGAAAAGCATGGTCTTGAAAAGTTGTCTTTGGACTGGTGTAGGAATGGTGAAACTGAGAACTCTCAGAAAGAAAAAACCATACTGAACAGCCTGCAACCACATACAAATTTGAAGAAGCTGGATATCTATGACTATCCAGGTACAGAATTTCCAGAGTGGTTGGGGGATCACTCCTTCTACAATTTGGTGTCCTTAATGCTTAATGGCTGTAAATACTGCTATAGGCTGCCTCCCCTTGGACAACTTCCAATGTTGAAAGAGCTTCAGATCAGTAAATTTGAGGGACTAGTGAGTGTGGGATCTGAGTTTCTTGGAAATAGAACCTCTTATTTAACTAATTGCTTTCCTGCACTAGAAATTCTAAGGATTGAGTCTATGCCATTATGGGAGAAATGGTATCCTAATGCTGAAAATGCAGGAAGTAAAGCTTTCTTTCATCTTAGAGAGATTCATATTGGAAACTGTCCCAAACTGAGGGGGAATTTACCAGATAATCTTCCATCTTTGACATTACTTGTAATCAGAGATTGTAAACGTCTACTTTGTTCACTTCCTAATTCTCCATCTCTGCGCGTGTTGAACATTCAGAATTGTGAGAGTCTAGAATTCAAAGTACACTCACCTCTGTGCCACCAATCACTAACATCATTGTTCTTGCATGGTAGCTGTGACTCACTCGTGTTCTTGCCTTTAGATCTCTTCCCCAATATCAAGTCTTTGGATATATGGGGATGTAAAAATCTTGAAGCACTTACTGTTTCAGAATCAGATGCAACCCGTCCAAATTTGAAGTCCCTCCATTCCTTGCGCATAAGGCACTGTCCAAATTTCACATCATTTCCCAAGGGTGGATTTGCAGCATCAAAGCTCACTTTGTTAACCATCAACTACTGTCAGAAGTTGAATTCTCTGCCTGAACAAATGCATGACCTTATGCCAAGTTTGAAGGAAGTTCAACTGAGGGGATGTCCCAAAATTGAGTCATCAAGTACGAGGCCACTAAGGATCAGGATTTGCAGCAAACACATGGAAGGCAAACAAAACCTCTCTGATCCTCTCTTTGCAAGGTTGAAAGGTCTGGCTACTGATCAAAGCCCCTCATCAAGTTAG